The following are encoded together in the Bradyrhizobium genosp. L genome:
- a CDS encoding ABC transporter permease, which produces MRDRLIFASQFVFTLLVAAFLVVPAVLSISAGVTVNYFRGIQSGVTLRWVVQVWELYAGTILLSFVIAFATLVVTLLVGVPAAYALQVRGGRLARIVEEIITLPLAIPGLAIALALLLAYGGFGDFRRSWLFILVGHVIFTMPFMVRSVMAVFATVDITPLDEGAASLGASPWRRFYDVIVPNAVPGILAGALMVVTLSLGEFNLTWMLHTPLTKTLPVGLADSYASMRLEVASAYTLIFFVMIIPLLVAMQLLADRDRKR; this is translated from the coding sequence ATGCGTGACCGCCTGATTTTCGCGAGCCAGTTCGTCTTCACCTTGCTCGTTGCGGCGTTCCTGGTGGTGCCCGCGGTGCTTTCGATTTCCGCCGGCGTCACCGTCAACTATTTCCGGGGCATCCAGTCCGGCGTGACCTTGCGGTGGGTCGTGCAGGTCTGGGAGCTCTATGCCGGAACGATCCTGTTGTCCTTCGTGATTGCGTTCGCGACGTTGGTGGTGACGCTGCTTGTCGGCGTTCCCGCGGCCTATGCGTTGCAGGTGCGCGGCGGCAGACTCGCGCGGATCGTCGAGGAGATCATCACGCTGCCGCTCGCGATCCCCGGACTTGCAATTGCGCTGGCGCTGCTGCTTGCCTACGGCGGATTTGGCGACTTTCGCCGCTCCTGGCTCTTCATCCTGGTCGGCCACGTCATCTTCACCATGCCGTTCATGGTGCGGTCGGTGATGGCGGTGTTCGCAACCGTCGACATCACGCCGCTGGATGAAGGCGCGGCTTCGCTGGGCGCCTCGCCATGGCGACGCTTCTACGACGTGATCGTGCCGAATGCCGTGCCGGGGATTCTCGCCGGCGCGCTGATGGTCGTTACGTTGTCGCTTGGCGAATTCAACCTGACCTGGATGCTGCACACGCCGCTGACCAAGACGTTGCCGGTCGGGCTTGCCGACAGCTACGCCTCGATGCGGCTCGAAGTGGCCTCCGCCTACACCCTGATCTTCTTCGTGATGATCATCCCGCTGCTGGTTGCGATGCAGCTGCTCGCCGACAGGGATCGCAAGCGATGA
- a CDS encoding ABC transporter permease has protein sequence MSRNSFVWLCLLPLAVVTSAFFLLPMARLVVVGAEGPRGLAGYLAILAEPRYRATLLNTVLLAAATTIVTLIVATIAGTFLQRHRFPGRAVLIAMLTFPLAFPGVVVGFMIILLAGRQGLIGDVSNRLFGEKIVFAYSMSGLFLGYLYFSIPRVILTIMAAVQKLDVGLEEAARSLGASPWAVQRDVVLPALMPAFVASGAIAFATAMGAFGTAFTLATNIDVLPMLIYTEFTLAANFATSASLSVGLGLITWLILALTRSFSGGAVAAAG, from the coding sequence ATGTCGCGAAACTCCTTCGTCTGGCTCTGCCTGCTGCCGCTCGCGGTCGTGACGTCAGCATTTTTCCTGCTGCCGATGGCCCGGCTGGTGGTGGTCGGCGCCGAAGGCCCGCGGGGGCTCGCTGGATATCTCGCGATTCTCGCCGAACCGCGCTATCGGGCGACGCTGCTCAACACGGTGCTGCTGGCGGCGGCAACCACCATTGTCACGCTGATCGTCGCCACGATTGCGGGCACGTTTCTGCAGCGGCACCGTTTTCCAGGGCGCGCGGTCTTGATCGCGATGCTGACTTTCCCGTTGGCGTTTCCCGGCGTCGTGGTCGGCTTCATGATCATTCTGCTGGCCGGACGGCAAGGGCTGATCGGCGACGTGTCGAACCGCCTGTTCGGCGAGAAGATCGTGTTTGCCTATTCGATGTCCGGCCTTTTCCTCGGCTATCTCTACTTCTCCATCCCACGTGTGATCCTCACCATCATGGCCGCGGTGCAGAAGCTCGATGTCGGCCTGGAAGAGGCCGCGCGCTCGCTTGGCGCGAGCCCGTGGGCGGTACAGCGCGACGTCGTGCTGCCGGCGTTGATGCCGGCCTTCGTCGCCTCCGGCGCGATCGCGTTCGCGACGGCGATGGGCGCATTCGGTACCGCCTTCACGTTGGCAACCAACATCGACGTGCTGCCGATGCTGATCTACACGGAGTTCACGCTGGCCGCGAACTTCGCAACGTCGGCGTCGCTCTCGGTGGGACTTGGCTTGATCACCTGGCTGATCCTGGCGCTTACCCGCTCGTTCAGCGGTGGCGCAGTCGCCGCGGCCGGGTGA
- a CDS encoding ABC transporter ATP-binding protein, with protein MSTVGHGAAVRIEACGKTFVDGTRALDPATLDIARGETLVLLGPSGCGKTTMLRIIAGLELPDPGGKVLFDGKDMTSVPIERRNVGMVFQSYALFPNMTVADNIAYGLKLRGVARDERAARVAELVALTNITGLESRRIDQLSGGQRQRVALARAVAIRPRILLLDEPLTALDAALRERLRGELNRLLRALGITTIYVTHDQAEAMELGDRIVVMRKGAIAQIGTPREVYFAPRDRFVAEFIGAANIIEAPIEKGELVLPGGRLPIGGDITIAEAAVMIRPETIQVVGPGAGLLAGVIDAVSFVGDRQRIVVSGASPRPLNVDAPNTIQAKAGDRIGLSIAPEAVRVLPSDQ; from the coding sequence ATGAGTACGGTCGGGCACGGTGCAGCGGTGCGGATCGAAGCCTGCGGCAAGACATTTGTCGACGGCACCCGCGCCCTCGATCCCGCAACCCTCGACATTGCGCGCGGCGAAACGCTGGTGCTGCTCGGGCCGTCCGGCTGCGGCAAGACCACCATGCTGCGCATCATCGCGGGCCTCGAGCTGCCCGATCCCGGCGGCAAGGTGTTGTTCGACGGCAAGGATATGACGTCAGTCCCGATCGAGCGGCGCAATGTCGGGATGGTGTTTCAGTCCTACGCCCTGTTTCCCAACATGACGGTCGCGGACAATATCGCCTATGGGCTGAAGCTTCGCGGTGTCGCCAGGGACGAACGCGCCGCACGCGTCGCGGAGCTGGTGGCGCTGACGAACATCACGGGATTGGAAAGCCGCCGGATCGACCAGCTGTCCGGCGGTCAGCGCCAGCGCGTCGCCTTGGCGCGCGCTGTCGCAATCCGGCCCCGCATCCTGCTGCTCGACGAGCCTTTGACGGCGCTTGACGCCGCCTTGCGCGAGCGACTGCGCGGCGAGCTCAATCGGCTGCTGCGTGCGCTCGGGATCACCACGATCTATGTCACGCACGACCAGGCCGAAGCCATGGAACTGGGTGATCGCATCGTCGTGATGCGGAAGGGCGCGATCGCCCAGATCGGGACGCCGCGCGAGGTCTACTTCGCGCCAAGGGATCGTTTCGTGGCGGAATTCATCGGAGCGGCCAACATCATTGAAGCCCCCATCGAAAAGGGTGAGCTGGTCCTGCCGGGTGGGCGGCTGCCGATCGGAGGCGACATCACGATCGCGGAGGCGGCGGTCATGATCCGTCCGGAGACCATTCAGGTGGTCGGGCCTGGAGCGGGATTGCTGGCCGGTGTCATCGACGCCGTCAGCTTCGTCGGAGATCGACAACGGATCGTCGTCAGTGGTGCATCACCCAGGCCGCTCAATGTCGATGCCCCCAATACGATTCAAGCCAAGGCCGGCGATCGAATCGGGCTTTCGATTGCCCCCGAAGCCGTTCGCGTGCTGCCGTCCGACCAGTGA
- a CDS encoding Crp/Fnr family transcriptional regulator, which produces MTGALPIERPVGAPPFSNSKLSVLRKHPYFADLEPEAFDQLCRYAKHITLKRGTAIFSKGDPGNTLIAVISGTVKISISSPDGRNAILNLIEAGEIFGEIALLDGRSRTADATANSNCELFVIDRREFIPFVRSQPTLAMKFIELLCARLRWTSDQVEQVILLDLPGRLANALLRLSDKHKREPQGRTISITQQEISEMVGMTRESINKQLRAWAARGWVRLEHGAIVVLKPESLQELVDAGSNDGE; this is translated from the coding sequence ATGACCGGTGCGCTGCCCATAGAAAGACCTGTCGGCGCGCCGCCGTTTTCAAACAGCAAGCTGTCGGTGCTGCGCAAGCACCCCTATTTCGCCGATCTCGAGCCCGAGGCCTTCGACCAGCTCTGCCGCTACGCCAAGCACATCACATTGAAGCGGGGGACGGCGATCTTCTCCAAGGGCGATCCGGGTAACACCCTGATCGCGGTGATATCTGGCACCGTCAAGATCAGCATCTCGTCGCCGGATGGTCGCAATGCGATTTTGAACCTGATCGAGGCCGGAGAGATTTTTGGCGAGATTGCGCTGCTCGACGGCCGGTCGCGGACGGCCGACGCCACAGCCAACTCCAATTGCGAGCTGTTCGTCATCGACCGGCGCGAATTCATTCCGTTCGTGCGCAGCCAGCCGACGCTTGCGATGAAGTTCATCGAGCTGCTCTGCGCGCGCCTGCGCTGGACCAGCGACCAGGTCGAGCAGGTCATCCTGCTGGACCTGCCGGGCCGGCTCGCCAACGCGCTGCTGCGCCTGAGTGACAAGCACAAGCGCGAACCCCAGGGCCGCACCATCTCGATCACCCAGCAGGAGATCAGCGAGATGGTTGGCATGACCCGCGAGAGCATCAACAAGCAACTCCGGGCATGGGCGGCGCGCGGCTGGGTCAGGCTCGAACACGGTGCGATTGTCGTGCTGAAGCCGGAGTCGCTTCAGGAACTGGTCGACGCTGGATCGAACGACGGCGAATAG
- a CDS encoding ABC transporter substrate-binding protein, whose amino-acid sequence MKTVRLVLALLALTLIAPWQSARAADVICYNCPPEWADWASMLKAIKADLDYDIPHDNKNSGQALAQILAEKSNPVGDIGYFGVTFGMKAKAQDALEPYKPAHWDQVPAGLKDPDGYWTTIHSGTLGLFVNKDALGGKPVPACWKDLLKPDYKGMVGYLDPSSAAVGYVGAVAVNLALGGSPSNFDPAINFFKELRKNDPIVPKQTSYARVVSGEMPILFDYDFNAYRAKYSEKGNFEFVIPCEGSVVFPYVVGLVKNAPDKEKAKKVMDYLLSDKGQAIWTNAYLRPARPIDLPASVKGKFLPDSDYARAKSVDWGEMENVQKAFVDRYLAEVR is encoded by the coding sequence ATGAAGACCGTCCGCCTTGTCCTTGCCTTGCTGGCGCTGACGCTGATCGCGCCGTGGCAATCCGCGAGGGCGGCCGACGTGATCTGCTACAATTGCCCGCCGGAATGGGCGGACTGGGCTTCGATGCTGAAGGCGATCAAGGCCGATCTCGACTACGATATCCCGCATGACAACAAGAATTCCGGCCAGGCGCTCGCCCAGATCCTCGCTGAGAAGAGCAATCCGGTCGGCGACATCGGCTATTTCGGCGTCACCTTCGGCATGAAGGCCAAGGCCCAGGATGCGCTCGAGCCCTACAAGCCGGCGCATTGGGATCAAGTCCCGGCCGGGCTCAAGGATCCCGATGGCTACTGGACCACGATCCATTCCGGCACGCTTGGTCTGTTCGTCAACAAGGATGCCCTCGGCGGCAAGCCGGTGCCCGCGTGCTGGAAGGATCTGCTGAAACCCGATTACAAGGGCATGGTCGGCTATCTCGACCCGTCATCGGCAGCCGTCGGTTATGTCGGCGCCGTCGCCGTCAATCTGGCGCTGGGCGGGTCACCGAGCAATTTCGATCCGGCGATCAATTTCTTCAAGGAACTGCGCAAGAACGATCCGATCGTGCCCAAACAGACGTCCTATGCCCGTGTCGTCTCCGGTGAGATGCCGATCCTGTTCGACTACGATTTCAACGCCTACCGCGCGAAATACTCGGAAAAGGGCAACTTCGAGTTCGTCATTCCCTGTGAAGGCTCGGTGGTGTTTCCTTATGTCGTTGGCCTCGTGAAGAACGCGCCCGACAAGGAGAAGGCCAAGAAGGTGATGGACTATCTTCTCTCCGACAAGGGGCAGGCGATCTGGACCAATGCCTATCTGCGTCCGGCCCGGCCGATCGATCTGCCGGCCTCCGTCAAGGGCAAATTCCTCCCCGACAGCGACTACGCCCGCGCCAAGAGCGTGGACTGGGGCGAGATGGAAAACGTGCAAAAAGCCTTCGTCGACCGCTATCTCGCCGAGGTCCGCTGA
- a CDS encoding phosphodiesterase, whose translation MSSKPVLIAQISDLHIKPPGALAYGRVDTAKALERCVAALNAFEPAPDFVVISGDLVDTPTSEEYDYLKRLLAPLGLPFAGIPGNHDSRELMRAAFPAASFAHATGPLDQKIELPSLDLLLLDSSVPGKPHGMLETSTLQWLDAMLATAADRPALIFLHHPPFKGGIWHMDRQDLFNADELLAVVGRHPRARLIACGHVHRAMLTTIGGIAVTICPAPNHAVDLDLGQLREPSFKVEPAAFHLHAWFPGEGFGQLVTHQIPIGRFDGPHPFFGPDGKLL comes from the coding sequence ATGTCGTCGAAGCCGGTTCTCATCGCCCAGATCTCCGATCTTCACATCAAGCCGCCCGGCGCGCTCGCCTATGGCCGGGTCGACACCGCGAAGGCGCTCGAACGATGCGTCGCAGCGCTGAACGCCTTCGAGCCTGCGCCGGATTTCGTGGTCATCTCGGGCGATCTCGTTGATACGCCGACCAGCGAGGAATACGACTATCTCAAACGACTGCTTGCGCCGCTCGGGCTTCCCTTTGCTGGCATTCCCGGCAATCACGACTCGCGCGAGCTGATGCGCGCCGCCTTTCCGGCCGCGTCCTTTGCTCATGCCACCGGTCCGCTCGACCAGAAAATCGAGCTACCCAGCCTCGATCTCCTGCTGCTCGACTCCAGCGTGCCGGGCAAGCCGCACGGCATGCTCGAAACCTCCACGCTGCAATGGCTCGACGCCATGCTGGCGACGGCGGCCGATCGGCCGGCGCTGATTTTCCTGCATCACCCGCCATTCAAGGGCGGCATCTGGCACATGGATCGACAGGACCTGTTCAATGCGGACGAGTTGCTGGCTGTTGTCGGGCGTCACCCGCGTGCGCGGTTGATCGCATGCGGACACGTTCATCGTGCCATGTTGACCACCATCGGCGGGATTGCCGTGACCATTTGTCCCGCGCCCAACCACGCCGTCGACCTGGACCTCGGCCAGCTCCGTGAGCCGTCGTTCAAGGTGGAGCCGGCTGCATTCCACCTTCACGCCTGGTTTCCGGGCGAGGGCTTCGGGCAACTGGTTACACACCAGATTCCGATCGGCCGGTTCGATGGGCCGCACCCGTTCTTTGGACCTGACGGCAAGTTGCTGTGA